From the Acipenser ruthenus chromosome 5, fAciRut3.2 maternal haplotype, whole genome shotgun sequence genome, the window CTTCAAAAATGAGCTAAAGAAGGGTCTGCTCACTTCAGTTTTTATTCCACAAGGGAAAAGTTTCAAACCCTTAGTGACTATGTTTGATTTTCTTTCCCTGCCACGTGAAAAAAACCCATTATGCATCAAAGCAGTCTGCAGCATGGTACCTTGGGATTGGCTTTCAACAGAAATATGTATCACACAGGATACTGCCAACGCCATAACCACTGAAAACTTCTGACCAACTGGGTGGAGGGAAGGGAGGCAAATATTCACCATCCATAGGCTGCAGTGATATTAAGAATGTCCATTTCATTAGCCAAGATGGGAAAGTTGGCAATATAGTGCTGAATccttaaatttattattattattattatttatttcttagcagacgcccttatccagggcgacttacaatcgtaagcaaatacatttcaagtgttacaatacaagtaatacaataagagcaagaaatacaataacttttgttcaagcaaagtataagtgtgacaaaccacaattcaataatacagcagataatagtgatagttacatcagggtatgattaaatagtgatagttacatcaggatatgattaaatacaaagtactacaggttaagcacttggcagattacagtattctgaagtacaggattaaatgcagtaaaataggggcagataagagcaaaataaagcacatttacatgaagggtgatagtgtcccaggatacaaacagaggagttctacaggtgctctttgaagaggtgagtcttaaggaggcgccggaatgtggtcagggactgggcagtcctgataaATAATATGTGAGATCAGAGGATTTCAAATGTAGTTCTGTAGAACTAATGCCACACTACAGCActggaatgaaaagaaaaaaagggctGTGGCACCTTCAAACATGAGTTTtctattaccttttttttttggcccCGACATTCAGTCctggtctgtctctgtgtcccgtGGGGTTCGGTTAAGACCTTAAGACTAATTTAATTTCTAACCATGGGCTGAATTCCAACCTGTCACTACAGTAAGCCTGAATAAGCCTATTTTCCAACTTTTTGCTATAAAAACTTTGTGACATAGTAGCCAGTGATATTGCTTGGATTTTAGAACAGTGATATAGGTATAATAGATATAATAGATACCAGTAATAAGAAATAAAGCCCATTttgataaatgcatttttttatgctCACCTTTCtgctgcagtttatttattttttaataataatttgacaGCCTCAGATTTATTCAGGTCACTTTTTGTAATAAAACCTTGGGTCTACACACCAATCTAGGATTgacacataagaaagtttacaaacaagaggccattcggcccatcttgctcctttggttgttagtagcttcttGTTTGAAAATAGCTTACAGCAAAATTACCTTGTATGTTTGACATAAGCCTATCAGATACACtgtcattattttatatattacatttctGAATAAATAGTGGCTAGATGTGGGTGAAACATCCTTTATCAACAAGGTACTTGGTAAATTGAGCTCTCAAGTTTACTCATCTCCTGTTGTTGCCTTTAATCTGCTGTTATATATGACAAATGAAGATAAATACTAGAGTGTAATTACTCACACAAAATAGGCACGTTTCTTTATATTGCTGTGCAACTTATGGAAACGGAAGTACTTACGGGTTTGTGCCTGATTTTGATTAATGTAGATAGTATCTAGAGAAAAAACGTTTTCAACActggccttttttatttttgatattaaGGTTTTCTACTTGTTTACAtgctatattgttttaaaaaaaatagtcagcAACAATATGTAGAAAAGCTGGAACTTTATTTGAAATCTAGTGGTTAacagaatactgtatttaataacaggtAAAACAAAAGGTGCAACACAATAGGTGTCACAGAACATCTTCTATCACTTACTCTTAGCATGGCCAAAATAAGTGTTTCACTATAAAAGATAGCTGTCCATGACGAGCAGTGAATTTAACAAAAGCTCATTAGAGACAACAGCAGGGGAAATAATCAaaactcaatactggagcaacaacACAAAGCATCAAGGCGTATTTGCATGTTATGCTAATTATGTTTCAGATGGATTTGCTTGTGGCGATTAAGGTGGCTTGGGGTTCGAAATGTAGTTTTACACTCAGAACACCtgtatggtttctctccagtgtgagttcTAATGTGCACCTTGAGATTGTAAGAACTGGACGTGGAATAGTCACACTGATCACAGCTGAATATTTGCTTGAGCTCCAAATGACTCCTTGCGTGGCGACCAAGATGCCGCATACTAGGAAACAAAGCTTTACACTGTTTACATTTAAATTGTTCTTCAACTTTACTGGTTAAATGCACAAGCTTATGGCGATTTAGTTGGCTCAAGGTACGAAATGAATAATCACACTCTTCACAGTGGTATGGTTTCTCACCTGTGTGGATTCTGGAGTGACACTGTAGGTTGTAAGAATTGTTAGAGAAATATTCACACTGATCACACTTGAACCGTGCACCTACATCTAAACGCTGCTTCTTGTGAAGGCTGAGACTGTTTAGGCCAGTGCTTGTATGGGGTACTGTATGAGCTTGGAGGCTGCTCTCCTTGCGCTCTGTGTAATCACAGTCATTACATGATTTATGACAGGTTTGACAAGCAGAAGCACACTGGCCACACTTGTACAGTTTTATATCTGTGTGGATCCTTACATGTATCTTCAGAGCTTTTTTTCGATTAGTTGCATAGTCACATAGCTTGCAGATATAAGACTTGGAGTCACAGTGTGTCAGTATTGGATGTTTAATCTTCCTGCTAAACACAGACTGGCACATGACACAACTACATGCTTCTGTAGTTTTCGATTTTGGAACATTCAGAATGTCTTTGTCATTTATCTTTGTATCTGGTCTCTTTTCCCACTTCAATTCTTTCCTCCTGGCGCTTTTGATGGCACGGGTTACATTCTTCACGgaaactaataaaaaaagaaaaacagataaataaatgaCACAACATACATTAGTATACAATGAATATATGAAGTTGCATGCTGAAATTATTAATTCTAAGTTATAGAAGCAGCGACAAAACTTATAAAGCTGGCTTTATATCACAGTGTCATTCATCAATGTAAAGCAGCAACAGTAAAACATAATACAGACGAAGGAGGGATGCAGAGTTATGTGGAGTTGCAAGAGAAATCATAGCAGATTAAATACTAAAACCAAGAATGTTATTGCCAAAATATTAATGTGGGACGGATTTAAAAACAAGATGTTACATTCTGggtaaaaaactaaatacataaaGACTTGTTGGAAGTGGGGGCTAGGTAACAATATTGATGTCAAGCAAAAACAGTACGTGCATGCAAGCCAAAAGTACAAATGCTTAGTGCTTACTTTTTTTGGAACAAAGCTCAGACACACAATTTTCAAGTGTTTGACCTTGCTGTGTCGCTATCTGTGGATGGTCCAGTGCGACATGGTTAGTCATCGATTCCTGCTTCAATGAAAGGCTGCATTTGTGGGTTTTCTCCTTCAACACATTTGTCATAGGTGCAACGCTGGAGCTAATCAGAGATTTCTGTTTACAGTTTTCTGCTAATTTATCAGATTCAACCAGAACAGCAGTTTGCTCGTCACAGAATGGAACTGAAATCCCATTATGTAGTTTGCCTTCCACCACTCCTTTATTTCCAGCTTCCAAAATATATGAAtctgtcaaaaaaaacaaaaacaacttgtGATCAACTTATGATAGTTGACTATTACTTATAGATAGTGGTGCAACAAttaaatcgatgcatcgattattgatcatctgtccttaaatttccccaAGCTTCGATTACATAGAAGTGAATTGATttatcaaattagaacccagtttgaagtctcctgttgccagtttgcattaaaaccttgagtgcgATTCTTTTAGTGCTATTATGGTAGATAAACAATGTCAGCGCAATGCTGGATacgcactttaggcctctacattcgcgtTGGATATACCCCGTGTAAAATGAGTTGAGTTGCTTCAATGGTGAGTTATGCATTTTTTTGC encodes:
- the LOC117402419 gene encoding zinc finger protein 493-like isoform X2; protein product: MSLDDGSEKAVPAENLREQSKVDVNLHHSKEASKLASIIENTSRALDSTVGHVKDTNLAPEQTSLGSDAENTEEGDEREEGPIISVNEEKHSYILEAGNKGVVEGKLHNGISVPFCDEQTAVLVESDKLAENCKQKSLISSSVAPMTNVLKEKTHKCSLSLKQESMTNHVALDHPQIATQQGQTLENCVSELCSKKISVKNVTRAIKSARRKELKWEKRPDTKINDKDILNVPKSKTTEACSCVMCQSVFSRKIKHPILTHCDSKSYICKLCDYATNRKKALKIHVRIHTDIKLYKCGQCASACQTCHKSCNDCDYTERKESSLQAHTVPHTSTGLNSLSLHKKQRLDVGARFKCDQCEYFSNNSYNLQCHSRIHTGEKPYHCEECDYSFRTLSQLNRHKLVHLTSKVEEQFKCKQCKALFPSMRHLGRHARSHLELKQIFSCDQCDYSTSSSYNLKVHIRTHTGEKPYRCSECKTTFRTPSHLNRHKQIHLKHN
- the LOC117402419 gene encoding zinc finger protein 493-like isoform X1; this encodes MDTMQYEASQSEGGGHCVMVPVIICVLSDDEEDIDSLAEDSQSVDEPMSLDDGSEKAVPAENLREQSKVDVNLHHSKEASKLASIIENTSRALDSTVGHVKDTNLAPEQTSLGSDAENTEEGDEREEGPIISVNEEKHSYILEAGNKGVVEGKLHNGISVPFCDEQTAVLVESDKLAENCKQKSLISSSVAPMTNVLKEKTHKCSLSLKQESMTNHVALDHPQIATQQGQTLENCVSELCSKKISVKNVTRAIKSARRKELKWEKRPDTKINDKDILNVPKSKTTEACSCVMCQSVFSRKIKHPILTHCDSKSYICKLCDYATNRKKALKIHVRIHTDIKLYKCGQCASACQTCHKSCNDCDYTERKESSLQAHTVPHTSTGLNSLSLHKKQRLDVGARFKCDQCEYFSNNSYNLQCHSRIHTGEKPYHCEECDYSFRTLSQLNRHKLVHLTSKVEEQFKCKQCKALFPSMRHLGRHARSHLELKQIFSCDQCDYSTSSSYNLKVHIRTHTGEKPYRCSECKTTFRTPSHLNRHKQIHLKHN